From one Vibrio neonatus genomic stretch:
- a CDS encoding DUF2909 domain-containing protein produces the protein MSPLLFKSIIILLLLFIIFNLVLAMVRMVRENADSKVPMSHYLGRRVALSAVVIIFLILALKMGWVMPNPRPY, from the coding sequence ATGTCACCACTGCTTTTCAAATCCATCATCATCCTGTTGTTGCTGTTTATTATCTTCAACTTGGTTCTCGCAATGGTGCGTATGGTGCGAGAAAACGCTGATTCAAAAGTGCCAATGAGCCACTATTTAGGGCGCCGCGTCGCGTTATCTGCGGTAGTGATCATCTTTCTTATCCTTGCCCTAAAAATGGGCTGGGTTATGCCTAATCCAAGGCCGTATTAG
- a CDS encoding SURF1 family protein → MFWLTASVLTVVVFVALVKLGFWQLSRGEEKQQLEQQLLDRQQMSPLSVEQLSAMDAGLNVTGFPLQIDVKPQALPLVYLDNVTHDSKVGYRVLQPMAVFLQREKYLLLVELGFVVASMTRDELPKVAPIGQAQRFTGKVYQKSTNPLSSDVMLENMPAGMRIQNLNLRELAIALDAPLLPFVFQPEVIANSDLPMLWSPYPMTSQKHFGYAFQWFGMAGVYALLVILFVLRKRKVKE, encoded by the coding sequence GTGTTTTGGTTAACCGCGTCAGTATTAACTGTGGTTGTGTTTGTAGCATTGGTCAAATTGGGTTTCTGGCAATTATCCAGAGGCGAAGAAAAGCAACAGCTAGAACAGCAGTTGTTGGATAGACAGCAAATGTCGCCTCTTAGCGTAGAGCAGTTATCGGCTATGGACGCCGGACTCAATGTAACCGGTTTTCCATTACAAATAGACGTAAAACCGCAGGCGTTACCTTTGGTGTATTTAGATAACGTGACCCATGATTCCAAGGTTGGCTATCGAGTGTTGCAACCTATGGCGGTATTTCTGCAACGAGAAAAATATCTATTACTGGTGGAACTCGGTTTTGTGGTGGCATCCATGACCCGAGATGAGCTTCCTAAAGTGGCACCCATTGGGCAGGCGCAACGCTTTACGGGCAAGGTATATCAAAAAAGCACCAACCCTTTAAGCTCCGACGTCATGCTAGAAAATATGCCAGCGGGAATGCGCATTCAAAACTTAAATTTAAGAGAGCTTGCGATTGCGCTTGATGCGCCACTGTTACCGTTTGTGTTTCAGCCTGAGGTTATTGCCAATAGTGATTTGCCTATGCTGTGGTCACCGTATCCAATGACCTCTCAGAAACACTTTGGCTATGCATTTCAGTGGTTTGGCATGGCTGGAGTGTACGCGTTACTGGTGATTTTATTTGTGTTAAGAAAGAGAAAAGTTAAGGAATGA